One part of the Streptomyces nigra genome encodes these proteins:
- a CDS encoding N-acetylglucosamine kinase, translating into MTARVLAVDAGNSKTDVAVVAADGTVLATARAGGFRPPAVGVEEAMDTLAGAVREAFTAAGVTSADHVSACLANADLPVEEETLAAALHARAWGTRVEVRNDTFAILRAGVAEPRGVAVVCGAGINCVGMRPDGRTARFPALGRVSGDWGGGGGLAEEALWHAARAEDGRGAPTALAESLPAHFGLPSMYALIEALHLGHLAEGRRHELVPVLFATAAAGDPVARSLVDRQADEVATMATVALTRLGLLEEETPVLLGGSVLAARHPQLDDGVRDLLAVRAPKAVPRVVAARPVLGAALLGLDAVGAPEEAHARLRRHFEP; encoded by the coding sequence ATGACCGCACGTGTCCTCGCCGTAGACGCGGGCAACAGCAAGACCGACGTGGCGGTCGTGGCCGCCGACGGCACCGTCCTGGCCACGGCCCGAGCGGGAGGCTTCCGGCCGCCCGCCGTGGGCGTCGAGGAGGCGATGGACACGCTCGCCGGGGCCGTTCGGGAGGCGTTCACGGCCGCCGGCGTGACCTCCGCCGACCATGTCTCGGCGTGCCTGGCCAACGCCGACCTGCCGGTGGAGGAGGAGACCCTGGCGGCCGCGCTGCACGCGCGCGCGTGGGGCACACGCGTCGAGGTCCGCAACGACACCTTCGCGATCCTGCGCGCCGGAGTCGCCGAGCCCCGCGGGGTGGCCGTCGTCTGCGGTGCCGGCATCAACTGCGTGGGCATGCGCCCCGACGGGCGCACCGCCCGCTTCCCCGCGCTCGGCCGGGTCTCCGGGGACTGGGGCGGGGGCGGGGGCCTCGCGGAGGAGGCCCTGTGGCACGCGGCGCGGGCGGAGGACGGGCGGGGCGCGCCGACCGCCCTCGCCGAGTCGCTGCCCGCGCACTTCGGGCTGCCCTCGATGTACGCGCTGATCGAGGCCCTGCACCTGGGGCACCTCGCGGAGGGCCGCCGGCACGAACTGGTCCCGGTGCTGTTCGCGACCGCGGCGGCCGGCGATCCGGTGGCGCGCTCCCTGGTCGACCGGCAGGCCGACGAGGTGGCCACCATGGCGACGGTCGCCCTGACCCGGCTGGGGCTGCTGGAGGAGGAGACGCCGGTCCTGCTCGGGGGCAGCGTCCTGGCGGCCCGCCATCCCCAGTTGGACGACGGCGTACGGGACCTGCTGGCGGTGCGCGCCCCCAAGGCCGTACCGCGGGTGGTGGCCGCGCGCCCGGTGCTGGGCGCGGCGCTGCTGGGGCTGGACGCGGTGGGCGCCCCGGAGGAGGCGCACGCCCGGCTGCGGCGGCATTTCGAGCCGTAG
- a CDS encoding glutamate ABC transporter substrate-binding protein, translated as MNAHAGAPRVRDGGSAHWWRRLRAGLRGWGGVGAMALVCALAVSAALLLPLSQPAGDGTPAGHGVTRAVQARADDCKDPQDRSLPPSGGDGRTPTIDAVKAREDRRLVVGVDTNSYRWGYLDPNNPSGDLEGFDIDLVHRIAEDLLGDRDAVRFKAIPTSRRIEAIQKGEVDMVVRTMTITCDRLEQVAFSAPYFVTGQQVLAPKTSQVTGFDKSLADRKVCSARGSTAYDNLEAGRKEGVLPDSTDIRTTVPNQLDCLVKLQLGEVDAVVTDGALAASQAAQDPAIELKGGLFTDEYYGVAMKRGSDDLVRRVNRILEDYVEDGGWAESYEKWLHPTMDTDGRKSASATPPEADYA; from the coding sequence ATGAACGCACACGCCGGGGCGCCCCGCGTCCGGGACGGCGGCTCCGCCCACTGGTGGCGGCGTCTGCGGGCGGGCCTGCGCGGCTGGGGCGGCGTCGGCGCGATGGCGCTGGTCTGCGCCCTGGCGGTCAGCGCCGCGCTGCTCCTCCCCCTGTCCCAGCCCGCCGGCGACGGCACCCCGGCCGGGCACGGCGTGACCCGTGCCGTGCAGGCCAGGGCCGACGACTGTAAGGACCCGCAGGACCGCAGCCTGCCGCCGTCCGGCGGCGACGGGAGGACGCCGACGATCGACGCCGTCAAGGCCCGCGAGGACCGGCGTCTGGTCGTCGGCGTCGACACCAACAGCTATCGCTGGGGCTACCTCGACCCGAACAACCCCTCGGGCGATCTGGAGGGGTTCGACATCGACCTGGTCCACCGGATAGCCGAGGACCTGCTGGGCGACCGCGACGCCGTGCGGTTCAAGGCCATCCCGACCAGCCGCCGTATCGAGGCGATCCAGAAGGGCGAGGTCGACATGGTGGTGCGCACCATGACGATCACCTGTGACCGGCTGGAGCAAGTCGCGTTCTCCGCGCCCTACTTCGTCACCGGCCAGCAGGTCCTCGCACCCAAGACGTCGCAGGTCACCGGGTTCGACAAGTCCCTCGCGGACCGCAAGGTGTGCTCGGCTCGGGGATCCACCGCGTACGACAACCTCGAAGCGGGCAGGAAGGAAGGCGTCCTGCCCGACTCCACCGACATCCGCACCACCGTCCCCAACCAGCTGGACTGCCTGGTCAAGCTGCAACTGGGGGAGGTCGACGCGGTCGTCACGGACGGCGCGCTCGCGGCGAGCCAGGCGGCGCAGGACCCGGCGATCGAGCTCAAGGGCGGGCTGTTCACGGACGAGTACTACGGAGTGGCGATGAAAAGGGGATCCGACGATCTGGTCCGCCGGGTCAACCGGATCCTGGAGGACTACGTCGAGGACGGTGGCTGGGCGGAGTCGTACGAGAAGTGGCTGCACCCCACCATGGACACGGACGGCAGGAAGTCGGCGTCGGCGACCCCGCCCGAGGCCGACTACGCGTGA